TCGTACCCCGTCTCGGTGATCACGGCCAGGTCCTCGATGCGGACGCCCCCCACCGAGGGATCGTACAGTCCGGGTTCGATCGTGACGACGTGTCCCGGCTTCAGCTCCTCGCCGTCGGGGCTCACCCGCGGGCGCTCGTGCACGTTGAGTCCGACGCCGTGGCCGGTCGAGTGGATGAACCCGACCTCCGTTTCGGGATCGGACCGCAGCGTGGGATAGCCCGCCTCCTCGTAGACGTCGCAGACCACGTCGTGGACCTCCTCGCCGGTCACGCCCGGTTCGAGCGCGTCGAGCGCCGCTTGTCGCGCCGCGTCGGTCACGTCGAACCGTCGCTGGAGTTCGGCGGAGGCGTCGCCCTTCAGGAAGGTCCGCGTCATGTCCGCGTGGTACTTCGTCGCCTTCGAGCGCGGGAAGATGTCGACGATGACCGCCTCTTCGGCCCGGATCGGGCCGCTTCCGCGGTCGTGGGGATCGGCGGCGTCCGCACCGCAGGCGACGATCGTCTCGTCGAGCGCACAGCCGTGGCGCAAAAGCGTGATCTCGATCTCCTCTTTGACCCGCTCGGCTGTCAAGGTCCCGTCGTCGCCCTGGAGACGCCCGTCGGCGTCGACCGTCGCCTCCCGGAGGAGGCGTTCGGCGGCCGCCATCGCCGCCTCGTTCGCGCGCTGGGCCTCGCGGACGTGGTCGACCTCCTCGTCCGTCTTCGTCGCCCGGATTCCCGTGAGGACGTCCGTGTCGTCGGCCACGACCGTCAGGTCGGCCTCGCGGAGCGCGTCGCCGACGCCGAGCGGGAAGTCGGCCGGCACCACGACGCGCTCGACGCCGTGCTCGGCGAGGAAAGCCGCGATCGTCCGCGCCCGCCCGACGAGCGCGCCGTGGTCGGCGACCCGGTCGCGGTAGCCGTACTCGACGAACCGGGAGACGGACGCCGCACGGGACTCGGTGCGCGCCCGGCCGTACTCCAGGCTCGACACGAGCAGGTGGACGCCGCCGTCGTCGTCGCTACCGGGGAGATAGAGCGTGACGAACGAGTCCGGTGCGTCGAACCCCGAGAGGTACCGCTGGTTCGAGTCGGTCCCGTCGGCGTCGATCAGGTAGCCGTCGAAGTCGCCGCCGAGACGGCCGTCGAGGGGAGTGAGATCGCGGCTCATGCGGTCCGATTGGACAGCGGCGGCAAAACGGTTGTCCCCGGCGGGTACACCGACGCCGGAGACACCGACGCCGGAGCCGACGCGCCGTGAGCCGCTATCGGTCCGGGAACTCGCTTTTCACGACCGACACGAGACAGTCGAACTCCTCGCCGAGGTGGACGAGAAGGTCGTCGAGCGTCACGATCCCGACGAGGTCGTGGTCGGCCATCACGGGGACGCGCCGGACGCCCTGCTCGCACATCTGTCGGGCGACCGTCGCGACGCCGTCGTCGGGGTCGACGGCGAAGACGTTCGTCGAGAGGATGTCGTTGGCGATGCACTCGTCGGGGTGACGACCCTCGGCGAGGCCCGACACCACGAGATCGCGGTCAGTGAGCAGTCCCGCGACCGTCCCTTTGGCGTCGACGACGACGACGCTTCCGACCCGTTCGTCCCGCATCACGCGGGCGATCTCCGTCACCGTCGCCTCGAGGTCGACCGTCACGACGTCTCGCCGTGCAATCTCTCGGATCGTCATACCGGACGTACGAGCGCGGGAAGTAAATCGCTGCGGTCGTGGGGTCACGTCGCACAACCGACCACAGCCCCACCACCGTCACGTGACCCACGCCTCGCCGCGTTCGGTAGCCTTTCGTCTCCCCTCCGCGATGCCCGCGTATGGACGTCTCTCTCGCTCCGTCGGCCGTGGCGGGCGACGCGCGCGCGCCGCCGTCGAAGAGCTACACACACCGTGCGATCCTCGCCGCGGGGTACAGTTCGGCGGCGACGGTCAGAGACGCGCTCGTCAGCGCCGACACGCGGGCGACGATGCGCGCGGTCGAGGCGTTCGGCGGGACGGTCGACCGCGACGGAAGCACGGCCGTCGTCGAGGGGTTCGACGGCCGGCCCGCGGTGCCCGACGACGTCATCGACTGTGCCAACTCGGGGACGACGATGCGGCTCGTCACGGCCTGTGCCGCGCTCGGCGACGGGCTCACCGTCCTGACGGGCGACGACTCGCTCCGGTCGCGTCCACACGGCCCGCTCCTCGACGCGATCGACGGGCTGGACGGACGCGCAGAGAGCACCCGCGGCAACGGCCAGGCACCGCTCGTCGTCGGCGGCAAC
This Salinigranum marinum DNA region includes the following protein-coding sequences:
- a CDS encoding CBS domain-containing protein, which produces MTIREIARRDVVTVDLEATVTEIARVMRDERVGSVVVVDAKGTVAGLLTDRDLVVSGLAEGRHPDECIANDILSTNVFAVDPDDGVATVARQMCEQGVRRVPVMADHDLVGIVTLDDLLVHLGEEFDCLVSVVKSEFPDR
- a CDS encoding Xaa-Pro peptidase family protein — encoded protein: MSRDLTPLDGRLGGDFDGYLIDADGTDSNQRYLSGFDAPDSFVTLYLPGSDDDGGVHLLVSSLEYGRARTESRAASVSRFVEYGYRDRVADHGALVGRARTIAAFLAEHGVERVVVPADFPLGVGDALREADLTVVADDTDVLTGIRATKTDEEVDHVREAQRANEAAMAAAERLLREATVDADGRLQGDDGTLTAERVKEEIEITLLRHGCALDETIVACGADAADPHDRGSGPIRAEEAVIVDIFPRSKATKYHADMTRTFLKGDASAELQRRFDVTDAARQAALDALEPGVTGEEVHDVVCDVYEEAGYPTLRSDPETEVGFIHSTGHGVGLNVHERPRVSPDGEELKPGHVVTIEPGLYDPSVGGVRIEDLAVITETGYENLTDYPVEFEL